The genomic DNA AAGATCTTGGGGACGGCGACATGGGGTTCATGGACGAAAAAGTAGAACTTGTGCCCGACTCTCAGATCGCGCAAATCCTAGGAGGCGCTGGAACCATCGGTGTTCGAAGTGCCCATCACCAGACCGTTGACCAGCCCGGTTCGGGATTAACCGTGACCGCATACGCGCATGACAACAGTATCGAAGCGATAGAGCACGAAGACAAAGCATGGGTTATCGGACTGCAGTGGCACCCCGAAGAAGCCTCAGCCAATGAGGAACACCGTCGTCTAATTTTCCAGTCCCTCATTTCTCACGCGGAACAACCAGCCCTGAGTAAGTCAGCTGTACAGCAATAAGGGAATCTTGACACCGCAGGTCGGGTGGAGCCCGGCCACACCGGGGTGTTTTTGACCTCTACCCACGCTAGGTGGTCAACGCCGAGTTCCCGTTGAGGGGCAGAGGTTGACTGCCTAGCCAAGGCTGGCTGCAATAAATAACGACTCCCGGCGGTACTACCTGAACTCCGCCGCGGAGCCGTCCAACGCCACCGCCCTTCAGAACGAGACTCTCTGGGACAACGCTTCAACGTGGACATCAACATCGCTGAAGCACTCCGCGCCGCCTCAATAGTACGAGCCCGGTAAGTAGCGGCTAGCCTTCTTGTATCCAAGATGGATCCCAGCTATAACAGTGGCAGGGCGTGCGAGCGATGATCGCCGCTCAGCCAAGCGGGTCAGAGAGAAGGTAGGGCGTTGATGAAGACGCGTACACGGGCGCAGGCGAAGCTGATTATTGCCCAGTTGTTTTCCGGTGCTGGGATCGCATCGGGCTATGCCGTCGGCGGCCTACTGGCCGAGGAAATTTCAGGACGCACCGCGATGGCGGGTTTCGCGCAGATGAGTGTGATTCTCGGGGCCGGTCTCGTCGCCTACCCGTTGGCGGCATTAGCAGGTCGGCGCGGTCGGCGGACGGCGCTTACTCTCGGGTTCGGGATCGGCACGCTCGGTGCCGGGGTGGTGTTGCTGGGCGTGGCGGTGCAATTCCTGCCGTTATTCATGCTGGGCATGATGATGTGCGGATCATCTACAGCTGCGGGTTTGCAGGCTCGGTACGCCGCCGTTGATCTGGCTGATCCGGCAGCGGCTGGACGAGCGATGTCGCTGGTGGTGTGGGCGACCACGATCGGCTCGGTGCTGGGCCCTAGCTTCACCGAACCTGGTGCGCGCCTCGGCGATGCGCTGGGAATGAATGGCCTGGCTGGACCCTACCTGATCTCGATGACAGCGTTCGCCTTGGCCACCCTGTCAGCATCAACCCTAGCCCGCGGAGTGGAACAAGACACAGCAAGCAATACTCAGCCCGCCGGCACAGCTGCACCGGCGACGCTGAAGCTCGGTGCGGCGCTGCGCTTTGCGTTGGCGCGGCCGGTTCCGTTGTTTGCCATAGTCACGGTAATCACCGGGCAGATGATGATGACCAACGTCATGGTGATGACGCCGGTCCATATGGACCATCAGGAGTTCTCCCTCGGCGCGATCGGCATCGTGGTCAGTATTCACATCGCCGGGATGTACGCGCTGTCGCCGGTCTTCGGGTGGATGGCTGACCGCTGGGGGCCGGGTACGGTGATCGCGGCCGGTACTGGGGTCTTTATTCTCACGATCACACTCGGCGTCATCGACGCCCTGGCACCGGTATCATCAATGGTCCTGTTGAGTGTTGCATTGTTGCTGCTCGGAGTGGGATGGTCGATGTTCCTCATCGGCGGTTCGGCGCTGTTGACGTCATCGGTGCCCAGTCACGCGAAGATTCCACTGCAGGGCGCGTCGGATTCGGCAATGAACCTCGGTGGGGCGTTGATGGCAGCGATGGCTGGGACCGTACTGGAGACAAGCGGCTTCCTGGGGATCAACCTCATGGCAACCGGGGTCCTGCTCATCACCCTGGCTTTCTCCGTGAAAGCGATTCCACTGATGCGCTGGCCCGGAAGAGCACAGCCCACCGGTGAGAAAGAAGACGCTGGCCTCGAGCAGTCACAAGTGCGCTAAACGCCGGGCTCCGATCATAATGGGAGGCGAGAAGACGGGTTGAGGGACTACTCTGCCCGATCTGGAGAAAACAGCACCGAGGAGGTCACGCACATGGCGAAGACAGGTAATAGCACTAGCGCTGCTGAGCGTGCTTATCAGGTGATTCGCGAGCGGATCCTCGACGGCACCCATCTTCCCGGCACGATGCTCGGTGAGAATGCGTTGGCGACCGACCTCGGGGTCAGCCGGACACCCATCCGTGTTGCCCTTGCTCGGCTCCAGGATGAGGGGTGGATCGTTATCTATCCTAAGCGCGGAGCCCTGGTCCAGGGCATGAGTGAGCGCACGATCGCAGAGCTTGCCGAGGCCCGCGTCCTTCTGGAAACCACGGCGGTGGACCGAGCATCCACGCAGTTGCGCCACCGGCTGGCCGATCGTCTCGATCGCTCCATCGCAGAACAGCGCGAAGCACTCACCCGTGGCGACCTTCGCGGCTTCATCGACCTCACCCTCGAGTTTCACCGGGGCTTCGTGGAGGCTGGCGGTAACACGGTGCTGCTGGAACTCTACGCACAGTTGTCCGACCGACACCGTTTCGTACTTTTTGCCGCCGGCGACCGACTACTGAATCGTGGCGCCGAAATCATCGCCGAACACGTGCAACTCACCGAGTATCTCCGCACGGGAGATGCAGACGCATTCGCCAAAACGTTGCGCGTTCACATCACTGAGAATGCCCCACCGGCCGCCCTGGGTCGGGACTCTACCGAGTTCATCACGGCATAACGGAGGCAGAAACAGCAGGACGTGGGTCACTCACGATCTACCCCGACCGGTTCGCTGCCACCGCGTGGTGGCTAGTCTTGTTCGATGCCTTGAAAAATCAGGTCGACTAAAACATCTCCGGTTTGCTCTGCGCCAGCGGATTTTTCTGGTGAGTACCAATCAACCAGCGAGTTGACGGTTCCGTAGATGAGACGGGCCAGTACTTTAGGGCTGGTGGTTTCTCGAACGGATCCTTCAGCCTGGGCATCAGCGATGAGGCTTGCCAGCCGCGTCGTCAGGTCACGACGACGTAAGAGGGCTTTCGTTTCAACCTCGGAGTTGCCGCGGAGTCGCAATAGCAGGGTGACGGAATGCTGCCTGTTGACTAGGACTTTAACCGCACCCTTGATGAGCGCTTCGATCTTGTCCCGAGCGGGGCCGGCGGTATGCTCCGCCTGTTCTGTCACAGCTTCGAGTCCATCAAGCGCATCATCGAGTGCACTTTGAAGAATTTCTTCTTTGGTCTTGACGTGGTGATAGATCGCCGACTTGGAGATACCCAGCTCCGTGGCGAGCATGCCCATGCTGGTGGCTTCGTACCCGTGGCGGTTGAAGACCTTCACACAAAGATCCACCAGGGTTTGGCGATCGTATCCGGGGCGGCCACGACGGGTCGCTTGGGTCGGAGTGGGTGTAGTGGTCATTCAAGCTCCTTGAGTGAAAGCCAGGGTGATGCAGCGGCGATCAGAAAGTCAATCATTATCGTACGTTGCCTGCCGTGGAGGGCCAATGCTTGGCTCTCCACGGCAGGCACGTAGGTTTCGTTAGTTGAGCTCGCGCAGATCGTAGATGCGACGGAGCTTCCCGGAAGAGCGCGCCAACGTATTTGGCTCGGCTATTTCGATCTTGCAAGAGCAGCCAATGCGAGTCTTAATCTGCGCCAATAGCTGTTTGCCGCCGAGTTCGGCGGCTTCACGGCTGGCGTTTTCGCGACGCTCAATCTTGATGGTCATCTCGTCCATCCGATTCGGACGTGTGATTTCCAGCGTGAAGTGCGGCGACAGTGTTTCGATCTCCAACGCAAGCTCTTCGATCTGGGTCGGGAACACGTTGACCCCGCGCAGGATGATCATGTCATCGGAGCGACCGGTGATCCGGTTGAGTCGACGGTGGCCCGGACGTGCGGTGCCGGGGGACAGGCTGGTCAGGTCGTGGGTGCGGAACCGGATGATCGGCAGTGCTTCACGGGTCAACGTGGTCAGCACCAGTTCGCCGGATTCGCCATCTTCCAAGACGTCGCCTGTGATCGGGTTGATGATTTCGGGGCGGAAGTGGTCTTCCCAAATGTGGCAGCCATCTTGGGTGTCAACGGCTTCACCGGCCAGGCCGGGGCCCATCAGTTCGGACAAACCGTAGATGTCGCAGGCTTTCAGATCGAAAATGCTTTCGATTTCCTGACGCATCCCCTCGGTCCATGGCTCAGCGCCCAGGACCGCAACCTTCAGCGAAGTCGTTTTCGGATCGATACCGGCCTTATGGAATCCATCGGCCAGGGTCAACAGGTAGGTCGGGGTGCACATGATGACCTCGGGTTCGAAGTCCATGATCATCTGCACCTGTTTCTCGGTCTGACCACCGGACATCGGGATAACGGGGCAGCCGAGGCGCTCTGCACCGTAGTGTGCGCCAAGCCCACCGGTGAACAGTCCATAGCCGTACGCGTTATGGACTTTCCAGCCGGGTTTGACACCGGACGCGCGCATTGAACGAGCGACCAGAGAGGCCCACAGCTCGATGTCGTTTTCAGTGTAGGCAACGACGGTCGGCTGGCCCGTGGTACCGGAAGACGCGTGAATACGACGAATGTCTTCCATCGGCACCGCCAGTGCCTTGAATGGATAGTTTTCGCGTAAGAATTCTTTGTCGATGTACGGGAAGAGGTTCAGATCCTCTAGCGACTTGAAATCGTTTGGGTGCACGCCATGGTTGTCGTAGAGCTCTTTATAGGCCGGCACGTTGTTGTATGCGTGATGCAGGGTCCAGCGCAGGCGTTCATATTGCAGGGCTTCGATTTCAGTACGACTGTAAAGTTCTTCGGAATCGAGTTGACTCCGGTCAGCTGGTGGAGCAGGTGGTGTCCATGGCTGTGGAACTTCGTTCGCTGGGGGTACAACGCTGTTGGTCGTCATGGTGTGTCCTTTACGTTTCTGTGTATCGCTGATGGGGTGCTATTGGTGCGGGTTCGGGATTGTCCGGTACCGACCTCGGAATTCGGCGACTACATTTTCTTTATCGTCATAGACAGTGATGTCACACAGGCCTGAGCGTCCCGTAGCGGCCCGAGTCGTGCCAACCGCAGTCAGCACAGTGCCAACTGTTGGGGACGACAGGAAGTTCACATCGACTCCCTGAGCCACGGTGATGGTTGAGCCATCGCCGTCGGGATTATTGCACGTCCAAGCGAAGATCGTGTCGGCAAAGGCAAAGATCATGCCACCGTGGGCGATCTCAAAACCATTGAGCATCTCTTCGCGCACCTGCATCTGCCCTTTGGCATAACCCGGTGCGTATTCCGTGACGGTCACGCCCAACCATTCGGAAGCTCTATCAAATCCCCACCGGGGATGGTCGTGCGGACCGAAGTGACCCTGCTGGATCCCTGCGGTCGTGCCAGGGGATGCACCGTTGGTGCCCAATGCCTGTGACATAGAATTCTCCGGATGTGAGCTATATAATTATCTACTGACCATTCATACGGTAATCATCAGTGTGATGTGCGTCAAATCCGGTGTCAAGTGGACTGTTGGAGGAGGTGTCGCTGAGCTAGTCGCGTGGCGCGCGCAGCGAGACCATGCGCTGCCCTATGAGCCGCTTCGTGAGTTGCGCACCTCACTCTTCTGTTCTATACTGACTGAACGTTCGGTAATTCAGGCGTAAGCCGCAGTTCCGAAAGACTTTCACTAACTATCCGTCGCGAGGTGTCACATATGTCTACAACGTCTATACACTCCGATGTCTCTCATTTAGACGATGAGCGGGCAGGCCAGGAACGGTTCGACCAGATTATCGCCGAGGACTCTCGAATCGAGCCCCGCGACTGGATGCCAGAGGGGTACCGCAAAACCCTCGTCCGGCAGATCTCCCAGCACGCGCACTCCGAGATCATCGGCATGCAGCCAGAGGCTAACTGGATCACGCGCGCTCCATCGCTGAAGCGCAAGATGATTCTCATGGCTAAAGTCCAGGACGAGGCCGGCCACGGTCTATACCTGTACTCAGCAGCCGAGACCCTTGGCACCTCGCGTGACAAGATGGTCCAGGACCTGCTCGATGGCAAAGCCAAATACTCCTCGATCTTCAACTACCCGACCCTTACCTGGGCCGATGTAGGCGCGATCGGTTGGCTCGTTGATGGTGCCGCCATTCAGAACCAGGTCCCGCTGTGCCGTGCCTCTTATGCGCCGTACGGACGTGCGATGGTTCGCGTCTGTAAAGAAGAATCCTTCCACCAGCGCCAAGGCTGGGAAATCCTGTACGAACTGTCCAACGGGACCCCAGAACAAAAAGCGATGGCCCAGGATGCGGTCAACCGGTTCTACGGTCCAGCACTGCAGATGTTTGGTCCACCAGATGATGACTCACCGAACTCCAAGCAATCCATGGCCTGGAACATCAAGCGTCACTCGAATGATGAACTGCGCCAGCGTTTCGTCGACATGATCGTGCCACAGGCCGAGGCACTGGGTCTGACCCTGCCGGATCCGGACCTGAAGTGGAACGAAGAACGCGGTCACTACGACTTCGGCGAGCTGGACTGGGATGAATTCATGTCCGTCATCAAGGGCAACGGCCCTTGTAACGTCCAGCGCCTTCAGCACCGTCGCGAAGCCCATGAAAATGGTGCGTGGGTGCGTGAAGCAGCCGCCGCATACGCAGAAAAACAAGCTCGTCGTAACCAAGACGCTGCTGATCGTCACCTGATTGGAGCCTAGAAACATGTCAGAACAAAACGTTGATGCCTCCTGGCCGCTGTACGAAGTATTCGTCCGCTCATCTCGCGGGCTATCCCACGTCCACGCCGGCTCGCTACATGCCCCGGATGACACGATGGCACTGCGCAACGCACGCGATCTCTACACCCGGCGCAACGAAGGTACCTCCGTGTGGGTCGTCCCAGCTGACTGCATCTCCAGCTCCGACCCAGATTCCAAGGGTGGGTTCTTTGAATCTTCCAAGGGCAAAGCCTTTCGTCACGCGACCTACTACACCAAATCCGAAGGAGTGAAGCACCTATGAGTTTCGCTTCAGCAGATTCCGCAACTCGCATCTCCGCCGGCGAGGCGATCACTCCAGAAGACATCATCGAAGCCGATGTCAAGGCCGATGAAGATGTCGCGACCTATGCACTGTATCTGGGCGACGACGCCCTGATGCTCGCACAGCGACTGGGGCACTGGATCTCTCGCGCCCCAGAGATGGAAGAAGACGTTGCCCTGGCGAATATCGCCCAAGACCAATTGGGCCACGCACGCTTCCTCTTGTCGTATGCAGGCACAGCCTGGGATAAGACCGAAGACGATCTGGCCTACTTCCGCGATGCCCCCGAGTTCCGCTCGGTCCGTTTAGTTGAACAACCCAACGGCGATTTCGGTCAGACCATCGCTCGTCAGCTGATCTTCGCGTGCTACCAGTACGAACTATTCTCGCGGCTATCTAACTCCAAGGACGAAACCCTGGCGGCTGTGGCAGCCAAGGCGTTCAAAGAAGTGATGTACCACCTGGACCACGCGGCCCAGTGGACCCTGCGTTTAGGCGATGGCACCGAAGAATCGCATCGCCGGATGCAAGAAGGCCTGTTCTACATGTGGCCATATGTCGAGGAACTGTTCCAGGACGATGATCTGCTGCGCGATCTGTCGGAACGCGGCATCGCCGTGTTGCCCTCCAGCCTGCGCGAGGCCTTCGATCAGCGCATCGCCCCGATCATTGAACAAGCAACCCTAGAGCTCCCAGATGTACGCGCTGCATTTGGGGGTAACCGTACCGGCAGGTACTCAGAGCATCGCGATCATATTTTGACCGAGATGCAAGTACTTGCTCGTCAATTCCCAGGAGCTAAGTGGTAATGACTATTTCAGCAGAGCTTCGACCCGTAGACCCAACAACCCAAGAATTGTGGGATGTCGTCAAGGTGGTACCGGACCCAGAAGTCCCGGTGTTGACCATTGAAGATCTCGGCATCCTGCGTGGTGTTGAACTGGCCGACGGCAAACCAGTGGTCACGATTACTCCGACCTACTCTGGTTGCCCCGCCATGGGTACGATTTCAGCCGACGTTACCGCGGCGCTTGAAAACGCTGGGTACGAAGACGCTGAAGTGAAACTCGTTCTGACACCAGCTTGGACCACCGACTGGATGTCCGACGAGGGCAAACGCAAACTGGAAGAATACGGCATCGCGCCGCCCACCGGTAAATCCGCTGTGAATAGCGGTCCGGTGATCGTGCCGATGGCGGTCAAATGCCCCCAGTGCCATTCCCTGAGTACTCGTGAAATCACCCGATTCGGTTCCACCGCGTGCAAGGCGTTATATACCTGCAACGACTGCCTCGAACCGTTTGACTACTTCAAAGTCCATTAAGGAACTCACTTCATGACTGAAACCTTGAAGGCACCCGCACGGAAGCGCGCACGGTTTAACGCCTTAAACGTGTCGGAGATTCGCCAACTGACCGATGAAGCCATCGAGGTGGCCTTCGAAATTCCCGAAGAGCTTCAAGATGACTACAACTATGTGCCCGGCCAGTACGTGGCCTTGCGTGCCACCATCGACGGCGAGGAAGTCCGCCGCTCGTATTCGATTTGTGCCGAGCCCGTTCCTGGTGAAATCCGGGTTGCCATCAAGAAAGACTTTGGCGGCCTGTTCTCCACCTGGGCACACGAAGAGCTGGCAGTTGGTGACACCATCAACGTGATGAACCCGCAGGGTTCCTTCACCTCGAAGATGCACAGCACCGCGCTAAACGACCCAGAGGCGATTGCCGAAGAGCACGCGAGGCAGGGTGGGCACTTCGTGGCCATAGCTGCCGGATCTGGGATCACCCCGATCATGTCGATCGTTTCAACCCTGTTGAAGTCCACCGAGGACGCCACGTTTGATCTGGTCTATGCCAACCGGTCGGCCATGGACGTGATGTTCGCCGAAGAACTCGGCGACCTGAAAGACAAATACCCCACGCGCTTGTCGATTCACCACGTGCTGTCCCGTGAGCAGCGGATCTCGCCGCTCATGTCAGGACGGATTGACGAAGAGAAACTCGATGAGCTGTTCGCTAACATCATTCCGGTCGAAAACACCGTCGAATGGTTCCTGTGCGGGCCCTTCGAACTGGTTCAGATGACCCGCGATAAGCTCAAAGAGCGCGGCGTGCAAGAAGACGCCGTCCGGTACGAGCTGTTCACCACCGGTGACCCAACCGAACCACGGGGCCACCGCGGACGTCCCGTTGCCGTGGACCCCAAAGGCGAAAACCGCACGATCGAGTTCTCCCTGGATGGGCTGTCATCCTCCGTCGAAACCCCCGTGGCCGCCAACGAATCTGTGCTCAACGCGGCACTACGGGTCCGTCCCGATACGCCATTTGCGTGTGCCGGTGGTGTGTGTGGCACCTGTCGCGCCAAGGTCGTGACCGGTACGTTCGAGATGGATGAAAACTACGCGCTGGAAGCCGATGAAGTTGAAGCCGGCTATGTACTGACCTGTCAGACTCGCCCGACATCCGAGAAGCTCACCGTCGACTACGATGCTTAGGACCGCCATGATTGAACTGAACATTGACAACAATATTGCCGAAGTCACGCTCAACGCGCCGCAGAAGATGAACGCACTGGATGAGGCCGCAATCAGCGATCTCTCCAAGGCCTACACCGAAGCGGCAGATGCCGGTGTCCGTGCCCTGTTATTGCGCGGCGAAGGCCGTGGCTTCTGCGCCGGCCGAGACATCTCGAATGTCGATCCCGCTGACGATGACGCCTACGAATACCT from Enteractinococcus fodinae includes the following:
- the paaC gene encoding 1,2-phenylacetyl-CoA epoxidase subunit PaaC — encoded protein: MSFASADSATRISAGEAITPEDIIEADVKADEDVATYALYLGDDALMLAQRLGHWISRAPEMEEDVALANIAQDQLGHARFLLSYAGTAWDKTEDDLAYFRDAPEFRSVRLVEQPNGDFGQTIARQLIFACYQYELFSRLSNSKDETLAAVAAKAFKEVMYHLDHAAQWTLRLGDGTEESHRRMQEGLFYMWPYVEELFQDDDLLRDLSERGIAVLPSSLREAFDQRIAPIIEQATLELPDVRAAFGGNRTGRYSEHRDHILTEMQVLARQFPGAKW
- the paaE gene encoding 1,2-phenylacetyl-CoA epoxidase subunit PaaE, whose protein sequence is MTETLKAPARKRARFNALNVSEIRQLTDEAIEVAFEIPEELQDDYNYVPGQYVALRATIDGEEVRRSYSICAEPVPGEIRVAIKKDFGGLFSTWAHEELAVGDTINVMNPQGSFTSKMHSTALNDPEAIAEEHARQGGHFVAIAAGSGITPIMSIVSTLLKSTEDATFDLVYANRSAMDVMFAEELGDLKDKYPTRLSIHHVLSREQRISPLMSGRIDEEKLDELFANIIPVENTVEWFLCGPFELVQMTRDKLKERGVQEDAVRYELFTTGDPTEPRGHRGRPVAVDPKGENRTIEFSLDGLSSSVETPVAANESVLNAALRVRPDTPFACAGGVCGTCRAKVVTGTFEMDENYALEADEVEAGYVLTCQTRPTSEKLTVDYDA
- the paaA gene encoding 1,2-phenylacetyl-CoA epoxidase subunit PaaA encodes the protein MSTTSIHSDVSHLDDERAGQERFDQIIAEDSRIEPRDWMPEGYRKTLVRQISQHAHSEIIGMQPEANWITRAPSLKRKMILMAKVQDEAGHGLYLYSAAETLGTSRDKMVQDLLDGKAKYSSIFNYPTLTWADVGAIGWLVDGAAIQNQVPLCRASYAPYGRAMVRVCKEESFHQRQGWEILYELSNGTPEQKAMAQDAVNRFYGPALQMFGPPDDDSPNSKQSMAWNIKRHSNDELRQRFVDMIVPQAEALGLTLPDPDLKWNEERGHYDFGELDWDEFMSVIKGNGPCNVQRLQHRREAHENGAWVREAAAAYAEKQARRNQDAADRHLIGA
- the paaB gene encoding 1,2-phenylacetyl-CoA epoxidase subunit PaaB, whose protein sequence is MSEQNVDASWPLYEVFVRSSRGLSHVHAGSLHAPDDTMALRNARDLYTRRNEGTSVWVVPADCISSSDPDSKGGFFESSKGKAFRHATYYTKSEGVKHL
- a CDS encoding GntR family transcriptional regulator, translated to MAKTGNSTSAAERAYQVIRERILDGTHLPGTMLGENALATDLGVSRTPIRVALARLQDEGWIVIYPKRGALVQGMSERTIAELAEARVLLETTAVDRASTQLRHRLADRLDRSIAEQREALTRGDLRGFIDLTLEFHRGFVEAGGNTVLLELYAQLSDRHRFVLFAAGDRLLNRGAEIIAEHVQLTEYLRTGDADAFAKTLRVHITENAPPAALGRDSTEFITA
- a CDS encoding MFS transporter; amino-acid sequence: MKTRTRAQAKLIIAQLFSGAGIASGYAVGGLLAEEISGRTAMAGFAQMSVILGAGLVAYPLAALAGRRGRRTALTLGFGIGTLGAGVVLLGVAVQFLPLFMLGMMMCGSSTAAGLQARYAAVDLADPAAAGRAMSLVVWATTIGSVLGPSFTEPGARLGDALGMNGLAGPYLISMTAFALATLSASTLARGVEQDTASNTQPAGTAAPATLKLGAALRFALARPVPLFAIVTVITGQMMMTNVMVMTPVHMDHQEFSLGAIGIVVSIHIAGMYALSPVFGWMADRWGPGTVIAAGTGVFILTITLGVIDALAPVSSMVLLSVALLLLGVGWSMFLIGGSALLTSSVPSHAKIPLQGASDSAMNLGGALMAAMAGTVLETSGFLGINLMATGVLLITLAFSVKAIPLMRWPGRAQPTGEKEDAGLEQSQVR
- the paaD gene encoding 1,2-phenylacetyl-CoA epoxidase subunit PaaD; this translates as MTISAELRPVDPTTQELWDVVKVVPDPEVPVLTIEDLGILRGVELADGKPVVTITPTYSGCPAMGTISADVTAALENAGYEDAEVKLVLTPAWTTDWMSDEGKRKLEEYGIAPPTGKSAVNSGPVIVPMAVKCPQCHSLSTREITRFGSTACKALYTCNDCLEPFDYFKVH
- a CDS encoding TetR/AcrR family transcriptional regulator; this encodes MTTTPTPTQATRRGRPGYDRQTLVDLCVKVFNRHGYEATSMGMLATELGISKSAIYHHVKTKEEILQSALDDALDGLEAVTEQAEHTAGPARDKIEALIKGAVKVLVNRQHSVTLLLRLRGNSEVETKALLRRRDLTTRLASLIADAQAEGSVRETTSPKVLARLIYGTVNSLVDWYSPEKSAGAEQTGDVLVDLIFQGIEQD
- a CDS encoding phenylacetate--CoA ligase family protein, translating into MTTNSVVPPANEVPQPWTPPAPPADRSQLDSEELYSRTEIEALQYERLRWTLHHAYNNVPAYKELYDNHGVHPNDFKSLEDLNLFPYIDKEFLRENYPFKALAVPMEDIRRIHASSGTTGQPTVVAYTENDIELWASLVARSMRASGVKPGWKVHNAYGYGLFTGGLGAHYGAERLGCPVIPMSGGQTEKQVQMIMDFEPEVIMCTPTYLLTLADGFHKAGIDPKTTSLKVAVLGAEPWTEGMRQEIESIFDLKACDIYGLSELMGPGLAGEAVDTQDGCHIWEDHFRPEIINPITGDVLEDGESGELVLTTLTREALPIIRFRTHDLTSLSPGTARPGHRRLNRITGRSDDMIILRGVNVFPTQIEELALEIETLSPHFTLEITRPNRMDEMTIKIERRENASREAAELGGKQLLAQIKTRIGCSCKIEIAEPNTLARSSGKLRRIYDLRELN
- a CDS encoding hotdog fold thioesterase; its protein translation is MSQALGTNGASPGTTAGIQQGHFGPHDHPRWGFDRASEWLGVTVTEYAPGYAKGQMQVREEMLNGFEIAHGGMIFAFADTIFAWTCNNPDGDGSTITVAQGVDVNFLSSPTVGTVLTAVGTTRAATGRSGLCDITVYDDKENVVAEFRGRYRTIPNPHQ